GCGCAGGCGGGTCGGTTGCAGTACAGGTAATCCGCGTTTTTCTGCCGCTTCCTTAACTGGTGTAGGCGTTAATATTTTTTTCCGTCCCTGTGGCTTATCGGGCTGTGTAATCACACCGACCACGTTATAACCATTATCCAGTAACATGTTCAACGAAGGCACTGCAAACTCAGGCGTACCCATAAAGATAATACGAATGTCTTGACTCATCGAACCTCACTCTCCTATCTGACGGTTCGGTCCTGGCTGTTCCAGCGCAACCTCATATACTTTTTCTGCAATATCCGTGAACAAAATTCCATTTAAATGGTCGATTTCATGCTGAAAAGCACGAGAAAGCAATCCTGTCGCTGTAACGGTAATGGCCTTACCCTCGCGGTCCAGTCCCTTGACTGTAACTTTCTCGGCACGACGCACATCCCCGTTCAACCCTGGTATACTCAGGCAGCCTTCTGGACCCAAGTCCTCCCCTTCTTCGGCCACGATTTCTGGGTTGATCATTTTAATCAAACCATGTTCATCTCCAGCATCTACAACGATGAGACGCTTCAAAATACCTACTTGCGGAGCAGCAAGACCTACACCCTCCGCTTCATACATCGTATCTGCCATATCGTCGAGCAGCTTTTGCACGTTAGGTGTAATTTTA
The Paenibacillus peoriae DNA segment above includes these coding regions:
- the def gene encoding peptide deformylase; amino-acid sequence: MSIRIIVLEPDDVLHKVAKEVTKITPNVQKLLDDMADTMYEAEGVGLAAPQVGILKRLIVVDAGDEHGLIKMINPEIVAEEGEDLGPEGCLSIPGLNGDVRRAEKVTVKGLDREGKAITVTATGLLSRAFQHEIDHLNGILFTDIAEKVYEVALEQPGPNRQIGE